Below is a genomic region from Deinococcus aquaedulcis.
CGGTGAGGACGCGCTGCGCCGGGTCACCGACCATATCAAGGCGCTGGCCGAACACGGCGAACTGGACGACGAGCACCTGGAACACGTCCTGAGGGAATGGGTCAGCGCCTGATACGGGACTGAAGTGATGCCACACCCGGCCAAGCCACCCGGTGGCCCTCTCACCCTTCCGTCGCTCCGCTCCTCCTTCCCTCTCCCACCAGGGGAGAGGGCAACACAGCAAGCGATCAGAAGAGAAGCCAGTCATGTTCAGCCCGTATGAGCCAGAAGGGATATGCCAGCGCCGCGCGGCCGGGCGTGACCCCAAGTGAGGCGGGACAAGAGCAGAACAAGCCCCCCCACACCACGTCTGAGCTTTTGAAAGTAGAACCTCCTGGGCCGCACCAAGACCCCTTGCCCCCGTACAGCCCAGGTCCAGACGAGGCCGTCGTGCCCGAAGGGCGCGGGCCATTACGCTGGGGCGAAGGATGGCGTCGAGGCCGGACACGTCACTTGGTCGAGCAACCACAGCCAACGTCAGTAGAAACTCTTGCCCAGCGCAGCGCTGCTCCCCCTGCCCCTCTGGGGTAGGGGGCTGGGGGGTGGGGCCTACGAAACAGAGCTACAACCAACGCCCTATGACTTGGCCCCGCACCCTCCCCAAAGGCGGCGTGACACTGGCAAAACCCCTACTTCCAGCCCCACCCGACCTGGATGCTCACCCAGGCCGCCCTAACCCGCTGAAGCGGAGAAGAACTATTTCCGCCGACATGGCCGCCGGATGACCGCGCGACCTTTCCCCTCCAGGTCGATTCGCGCCCAGCCAGCCGAGTGCTGCAACTGCGCCGGCCAGCGGCGCTCTGCGTGCAGGCCTACGGCACCCGTCAAGACCTGCGCGCCATGCAGCGGGCCGTTTCCGCAAAAATCAGGCCATGACTGTCCCCCAGCCCTTGTCCGAGTCCCCCACGCTCTGCCGCGTCTTCGCCGAACCCAGCGGCCAGGGCGGCAAACGGGTCGCTGTGTTTCTGTCCCCGGTGGCGGATCCCCAGACCGCTGCGGGCCACAGTGGCGCGCCCCTGAGCGTCTTCGTGGAGGCGGCCGACCTCGCCCTGGTCCACCTGCGCGTTTTCACGCCCACGCAGGAGAAAGGCAGTTCAGACAGCGCCGCCCTGGCCGCGTTGAGCGCCCTGCACGCCCGGTCCCCCCTGAGCGACCTGCTGACCGTGGTGCAAGGGGCAGGCCCGGGTGCCGAGGAGCAAAGCGCACAGCTGTGCGGCGGCGAGTGGCTGCTGCGCCAGGGCGAGGTGGCCGCCACCCCCGTGACCGCCGACCTTACCCCGCTGGGCCTGGCTGGCCTGGACGCCTGGGTCGCCAGCACCGGGCGCCCCAATCTGGTGGTGGGTCTCCCCAGCCTGTCGGCTCTGAGCACCTTTGTCCCGGATGACCACCACGTGGCTGCTGTGAACCTCGCCACAGGCACCACCGGGCTGGTGCTGTTTGCGCCGGGCGGGCCAGGCCGGGCCCAGGTCAGCTTTCGCGCCTTTGGCCCCCTGAAAGGCTTCTCCGAGGACGCCGCCAGCAGCAACATGCTGGCCTGCCTGACCGGGGTTCTGGCGCGCGAGGGGCGGCTCCCCCCCGACACCAACTTGCTGCGCGCGGCCCAGTGCAAACCCGGCCAGCCGGCCCGCCTGAGCGCCCAGTTCGCGGCGACGACCAGCGGCACGGAGGTCTGGGTGGGGGGCCGGGCTGAGGGGTTGTAGCAAGATGTTTTGCACGCCTCCCCTGCACATGTCACGGGGAAAAGCCATAGCCCTTCAGCCAGAGCGCATAGCCCCTGCCGTCAGCACCGACGCGAACGGTCGTAGAAACTGTTCTGACCGCCATTTATTTGCCCATCACTGCTCTGCATGGCGGACAAGGCAAGCCGCTCGCAGCACGCCAGTAAAACAGCCCACCTGCACCGAAGCGGGCTGTCTTTATCGCTTTGTCCTGCTCGTCATTGCCACCAAGCCCGACAGCGCCAGAGGTTCATTCATCCAGCGAGGCCGCGAAAGACCCTTGACCTCCTGTTCCTCACAGCCTCAGCGTGGGTTCAGAAGGTGTCACCCACGGCAAACCGCACGTCCACGCGGTTCAGGCCCGCCCCGCCTGGGGTGGCGGGTTCGGTGCGCGGCATCACCGAGAGCGTGGCGCGGCGCTCCTGTCCACCTTGGCGCGCCGTGAGCGCCACCGTCCACAGCCCCTCAGCGCTGCGTTTCGGTGCGGCCGTGGTCCAGCCCTGGGCCCGGAGTGCGCCCAGGTAATGGTCCAAGACCGTGACGGGCGCCTGCGCTGTGCGAACTGTGGCGTAGGTGGCATACGAAGAATCGCTGTAGCTGCTGCCGCCTGGGCTCACGCGGGCGCCAGCGGGTGCGGGCAGCGAGGGCAGCACCATGCCGGTGGCCCGCAGCGCCGCGAGGGGATGGCGGGACGGCACGCCCCGGCCCGGCGAGAAGTAGTTCTGATAAGCCGGATCGTTCCACTCCAGGCTGGCCGGGCAGAGTGCACTCATACCCGCGAAGGTGTAGACGCTGTAGACCACCTGACTGCCCCCAGGCACCGCACTCGCCGACACCGCCAGGGACCCAGGGACCCCTGGTTTGCACTGGCTCTTGATGACCGTTGTTTCCCCTGCGGGTGTGCTGAAGGCGAAGATCCGTTCCCCTTCAGAGGGGTCATCGTACTGGTCACGCCACCCTTCCACCGCCAGGGCTTTATTGGCCGCCAGCTGCGCCGCTTCGGGCGTGGCTGTGCTGCGAACCACCACCAGCGTGGTTTCGGGCTTGACCACCGAACCCACCAGCGTCTGCCCAGGCAGGGTCGGCAGCCGGAAGGGCAGCGTGCTCGGAAGCTGCCCAGGCCGGAAAGCGTCGGCCGCGCTGACGCCGGCGGTGGCCAGCAGCAGGGCGCGCTCGCCTTCCGTCAGGCGCGAGAACAGGTCTGACCCGGCAGGTTGGGCCAGCGCGCTGCCCGCCAGAAGAAGACCCAGAGAGAATGCCCGAAAAGAAAAGGTCATACTGCACTGTAGGCGCTGCCTGAACGGGATGCGAGCGAACTTGCGGCCCGCGCCAGGTATTGGCGCCCTCCCCACTTCACCCTTTTCACCGTTCGGCCCTGAGGAGAGGAAGCGTACACGCCCCCACCGCCTCTTTCTCCGCAGGACTTCACGGAATTCCCACCTGCGGCCACCGTACACTTGGTCACATGGAGTTTCTGCTTGACCTTCACCCCGACGCCTATCCCCTGGAGGGATTCCGGCGCCGGCAGTTGCTCGACTGGGTCTTCGGGCAGGGCGTGGGCACCTTCGAGGCCATGACGAACCTGCCAGCTGCCCTTCGCACGGAACTGGCCGAAAAGTACCACCTTAACCCTTTCAAACTCATCGAAACCGTGCGCAGCACTGACGGCAGCGTGAAGTACCTGTTTACCCTGCAAGACGGCCGCCAGATGGAAGCCGTGTACATGCCGTACCTGGACCGCAAGACCATCTGCGTGTCCACCATGGTGGGCTGCCCGGCCAAGTGCGCGTTCTGCGCCACCGGGGCTATGGGCTTTGGCCGCAACCTTACCCCGGGCGAGATCGTGGCGCAGGTGCTGGCGGTGGCCGGCGGCGAGGGCATCGCCCCGCGCGAGATCCGCAACCTCGTGTTCATGGGGATGGGCGAGGCCATGCTGAACTACGACCACACCATGCTGGCCGCACGGATCCTGTTGCACCCCCAGGCGCTGGGCATGAGCAAGCGCCGCGTGACCCTCTCGACGGTGGGGATCGCCAAAGGCATCCGCCGCCTGGCCGCCGAGGACGACCTGGGCATCAAGCTGGCGATCAGCCTGCACGCCCCGGACGAAGAAACCCGGCGACGAATCATTCCCACCGGACACGTGAATTCCATCGAGGAGATCATGGCCGCCGCCCACGACTATCAGGCGGTCACGGGGCGGCGCATCACCATGGAATACACCATGCTGCGTGGCGTGAACGACCACGCCTGGCAGGCCGAACTGCTGGCCGAGTTGCTGCGCGGCCTCGTCAGCCACGTGAACCTGATTCCCATGAATCCCTGGGCCGGCTCCGGCTTTGAAAGCAGCACCGAGGAACAGATTCAGACCTTCTACGACATCCTGCATGCCCGGGGCGTGGACGTCAGTGTGCGCCGCTCACGGGGGCGGGATGCCGGCGCAGCCTGCGGCCAGCTGGCGCTGAAACGGCCTCAGGCGGTCACGGGCGCGGCCTGAAGTTCCCTCAGAGATGAGTAAGGGTTCCGAGAGACGTTAATGCTAGGCTACGGGCGTTTTCCGCACATCAGGAGGCCATGAAGGTGACGCAACACACGAAAGCGGTTCTGCTGGGGCTCACGCTGGCTCTCGCCACGTCGGGGGCCGCCCAGACGATGATCGAGACGGTCAGCACCATCGGCGTACAGAACACCCTGCAGTCGGCGGGCACGCCGGGCGCGCAGGGGGCGCTCCAGAGCGCGCAGAATCTTCAGACGCCCGGCGCGGGGGCGCCGGGACAGACGGCGCCGGCGGTGCCGGTCACGCCCCTGACCGCCGAGCAGCAGGCGCAGCTGACCCAGGCCCGCGCCGCTTTCCAGGCCGGCAGCTATGCCCAGGCCCGCACCCTCTTTGAGGGCATCATCGCCCAGAACTACACCAACCCCGAGCCGCACTTCGGGCTGGCCCTGACCCTGTTTGCCCTGAACGACGAGCGCGGCGCCACCTTTGAGCTGCAGCAGTTCCGGGCCCTAGCACCAGGGCGCTTTGAAGGCCCCTACAACCTGGGCGTGATCGCCGCGCGTGGCGGCAACCACGAGCAGGCCCTGACCCTCTTTACCGAGGCTGCCACCCTGATGAAAGACCAGGCGGGCCCGGCGGCGCAGCGTCAGGTTCTTGAAGCCCTGGCCGCCGAGCAGACCCGCAAGGCCGACTTTGCCGCCCTGAGCACCACCCTGGCCGCCATTGCCGTGATTGACCCCAAGGACCAGGACGTGCAGTTCCGGCTGGCGCAGGCCCGCACCCTCAGCGGGCAGGGGTCGGCGGCGCTGCCGGGCCTGTACGCGCTGATCCAGGCGGCCCCCGCCCGGGTGGACGCCGCGCTCTTGCTGGCCGACATCTACGTGGCCCAGAACCTGCCTGACCGGGCGATCCGGGAACTGGACGCAGCGGCCGGCCGGGTGCAGAACGGCGGTGACCGCTCGGCGCTGCTGCTGCGCAAGGCCCGCATTCTGGCAGCGTCGGGGGACACCCGCGCGGCCGTGTTTGCCGCCCGCGACGCGGCGCGCGAGGACAGCCGCAATGCCGCCGCCTTCGCCCTGGAAGGCGAACTGCGCGCCGCGCGTGGCGACCGCCCCGGCGCCCTGACCGCGCTGCAGAACGCCGTGAAGATCGCCCCCCAGAACGCCGCCTACCGCGCCGCGCTGGCCGGCGTGCGCCTGACCCTGAACCAGAACGCCGAGGCCGCCCGTGACGCCGCCCTGGCCCTGACGCTGCGCCCGGATGACGCCACGCTGGCGCGCGCCCTGTTTGTGCAGGGGGTGGCGGCCTACCGCCAGGGGCAGTACGCCCAGGCCCGTACCGCACTGCGCTCCAGCCAGACGCGCGCCCCCAGCGCCGACACCGCCCTGTGGCTGGGCCTGACCGCCTACGCCCAGAAGGATTACGAGGGCGCCGCCAGCGCCCTGGGCGAGAGCGTGAAGCTCAGCCCCACGGTGACTGCGCGCGTGAACCTCGCCAGCGCCCTGCTGGCCAGCGCCCGTTACCCCGAAGCCGAGGCCATCCTGCGCGGCCTTGTGACCGATGACCCCAAGAACGCCGAAGCGTGGTACCTGCTGGGGCTGGCCCAGCGGGCCCAGTCGCGTGAAGCCGACGCCCGCACCTCGCTGCGCACGGCGGCGGCCCTGGGCAACAGCAAGGCGCAGGGGGCCCTCAGGTGAGCCGCCCGGCCCAGGGCCCCGCGCGGGCCCGCCGCTGGCCTGACCTGATGATCGGCGCGCTGGTGCTGGCGCTGCTGGGCGGCTTTGGCACCGTGCTGCTGCGCGGCAATTCTGCCCCGGCCCCCCAGAGTGCGGCCACCCCTGAAACCACCCCCGCCATTCCCAGTGCCCCGGGCAGCGCCGCTCCAGCGGGCGAAGGCGCGGCGGCCAGCGCGGTGACGCCCCCGGCCCAGACCACCCCCGCCACGGAAACCGCTGACCCCGCCGCCACCGAGGCCCCAGTGATCGCCGCAGCCCCCATTGGGGCCCCAGACCCGGCCCTGCAGGCCGCTGCGGCGCAGGCGGCTGGTCCTAAAACGGAGGAGTCGGCGACCGAAGCCACCTCAGAAGGCACCCCGGACGAAGCGACACCAGCCACCGAGCAGACGCCAGCGGCCACCCCCCGCACCGGCGGCGCCGTGGCGACCACCGAGCAGCGCGTGCCCCTGCGCAGCGACTACCGCATCAGCCTGGGGACGTTTGGCAGCGAGGACGGTGCCCGCCGTGCGGCGGCCGGGGTGAGCGCCCTGGGCTACACGGTGTATCCCATTGACCTGGGCTCGCAGGTGGTGGCCCAGCTGGGGCCCTTTGCCGACGAAACCAGTGCCCGGCAGGCCCTGGCCGATGTGCAGCGGGCTTACCCAGCCGCCGTGCTATACCCCCCGCGTGGCCGCAGCCTGAGCGGCGGCGCCGCCGAGACCACCCAGCCAAATGTGGCGGCGCCCAGCTCGGCCGGGCAGGACACAGACGCCGCGTCCACAGCCCCCACAGAGGCGAGCGCGCCGGCCCCGGCTGAAGCCGCTCCTGCCCCCGACGGCCCGGTGTACCTACAGGTGGGCGCGTTCGACCGGGTGGAGAGCGCGCAAAACCTGGTGCAGCAGCTGCGTGATCTGGGCTATGCTCCCACGGTGAATGCTCCTGAAGGCCGCAAGGTCACCGTGCTGGTGGGCCCCTACACTGCCGACGCCCTGACGCGCACCGAGGGCCGCCTCAGCGAAAACGGTCTCGACCACTTCCGGGTGCGCTGAAGTGGCTGAGGTTCCCACCGCCGCCATCAGCCGCTTGGTCACCTACTTGCGGATTCTGGAACACCTCGAACTCCAGGACGTGAGCCGCACCAGCAGCAACGATCTGGCCGAGCGGGCTGGCGTGAGCGCCTTTCAGGTTCGCAAGGATCTGGCGTACTTTGGCCGGTTCGGCACACGCGGTATGGGCTACACCGTGCCCATCCTGAAACGCGAGCTGGTGCGCGTGCTGGGCCTCAACCGGTCCTGGAACGTGGTGATCGTGGGGATGGGGCGGCTGGGGCAGGCGATTGCCAATTATCCTGGCGCCAGCGATTACCAGTTTCAGTATGTGGGCTTGTTCGACGTGAGCCCCGGGGTGGTCGGCCAGCAGGTGCGAGGCCTCACGGTCGCCCACATGAACGACCTGACGGACTTTACCCGCCTGAACGCCGTGGATATGGGCTTTCTGGCCGTGCCCCCCGAGCGCGCCCAGGACGCTGCTCAGGCCCTGGTGGATGCCGGCGTGAAAGGCATTCTGAACTTTGCACCCACCGTCATTCAGCCGCGCGCCGCCGAGCGCCCGGGTTTGCAAGACATCAGTGACGAGTGGCGTGGTGTCATTGTGGAAAATGTCGATTTTCTCGCCGGTATGAAGCGCCTTGCCTTCTATATTTTAAATCCCCACCTCAAAGATGCCCCCGCTCCGGAGGAACCCGCATGAAGAAAGCCGCCCTTCTGACTCTGCCCCTGCTCATTGCGTCGTGTAATCCCCCTGCTACCCCAGGCACCGGTTCCGGCTCCGTTACCGCCTCGTCCGGCAAGACCACAGTCACAGCCACTGAGGGTCAGCTGGCCGGCAGCACCACGTATACCTTCACCAACAAAGCCGGGGCCCGCGAAGTCACGATTAATTCAGCCACCCTGACCTGGACCGATCCCGCTTCCAACGCGACCAAAACAGAGACAGTGAATATCGCGGCTTTCACGCTGCCAGCAGGGCTGAGTTGCCCCGCTTCGGCCGCCAACCCCGCTGCGTCATGTGCCTTCAACGATCCGAACACCACATTTGCCGACCGCACTGTCAGCCGCAGCATTTCGGATGCTGAGTTGTTTGGCAAGGTGCTGAGCGCCAATCCCAGTGCCGCCAATCTGCCAGTCAGCGTGCAGTTTAATAGCACGCAGAACGCGCTGCCCTTTACTTTCACGTCCAGCACCGGCAACGGCGGCGGCGGCGGAAAACCTGCGGAACAGTCCCCGACGCCTGTCCTGGAGGTGGTGGGCACCGGACCATACGCGGGCAACATCAATGTCAATGTCTCGGGCAATTTCGACGCGGCCAGCGAGATTGAGCGTGTGGTGCTCCAGGTGACGGACGGCAACAATGTGGTGGACAACTCCACCTACACCACAACCCAGGCACGCGCCACATTCAGCGTGGACACCACGCGGTTCGCCAATGGGCCGTTGAAGCTGAAGGTGATTGCTTACACTAAGAGCGGCCTGACTGGCACCAGCGCCGAAAAGACGGTGCAGGTTCAGAACCTCACCAGCCCCGAGCTCTCTGTGGCCGCACCAACTGATGGTGCCCTTGTGAACACGCCCAGCTTGCCTGTGCGCATTACCCTGACCAAACGCAGCGCCGACTACACGATTGATCCTCAGACGATTCAGGTTGATGTCCTTGATTTCCGTGGAACGGTGGTCTTGCAAAAGACAATGGCGACCAATAGCAGCGACTGTGTGGGAACAGCAGATTCGCTGACCTGCAATACGATGTTCGATATCGCAGGTCTTCCTGCGGATACCTACAACATCCGGGTGCGGACGCGAGTCCGGGTTGACCCGAACGGCGCCAACATCACGCGCAATCTCGAAACCT
It encodes:
- a CDS encoding PhzF family phenazine biosynthesis protein, coding for MTVPQPLSESPTLCRVFAEPSGQGGKRVAVFLSPVADPQTAAGHSGAPLSVFVEAADLALVHLRVFTPTQEKGSSDSAALAALSALHARSPLSDLLTVVQGAGPGAEEQSAQLCGGEWLLRQGEVAATPVTADLTPLGLAGLDAWVASTGRPNLVVGLPSLSALSTFVPDDHHVAAVNLATGTTGLVLFAPGGPGRAQVSFRAFGPLKGFSEDAASSNMLACLTGVLAREGRLPPDTNLLRAAQCKPGQPARLSAQFAATTSGTEVWVGGRAEGL
- the rlmN gene encoding 23S rRNA (adenine(2503)-C(2))-methyltransferase RlmN — translated: MEFLLDLHPDAYPLEGFRRRQLLDWVFGQGVGTFEAMTNLPAALRTELAEKYHLNPFKLIETVRSTDGSVKYLFTLQDGRQMEAVYMPYLDRKTICVSTMVGCPAKCAFCATGAMGFGRNLTPGEIVAQVLAVAGGEGIAPREIRNLVFMGMGEAMLNYDHTMLAARILLHPQALGMSKRRVTLSTVGIAKGIRRLAAEDDLGIKLAISLHAPDEETRRRIIPTGHVNSIEEIMAAAHDYQAVTGRRITMEYTMLRGVNDHAWQAELLAELLRGLVSHVNLIPMNPWAGSGFESSTEEQIQTFYDILHARGVDVSVRRSRGRDAGAACGQLALKRPQAVTGAA
- a CDS encoding tetratricopeptide repeat protein encodes the protein MKVTQHTKAVLLGLTLALATSGAAQTMIETVSTIGVQNTLQSAGTPGAQGALQSAQNLQTPGAGAPGQTAPAVPVTPLTAEQQAQLTQARAAFQAGSYAQARTLFEGIIAQNYTNPEPHFGLALTLFALNDERGATFELQQFRALAPGRFEGPYNLGVIAARGGNHEQALTLFTEAATLMKDQAGPAAQRQVLEALAAEQTRKADFAALSTTLAAIAVIDPKDQDVQFRLAQARTLSGQGSAALPGLYALIQAAPARVDAALLLADIYVAQNLPDRAIRELDAAAGRVQNGGDRSALLLRKARILAASGDTRAAVFAARDAAREDSRNAAAFALEGELRAARGDRPGALTALQNAVKIAPQNAAYRAALAGVRLTLNQNAEAARDAALALTLRPDDATLARALFVQGVAAYRQGQYAQARTALRSSQTRAPSADTALWLGLTAYAQKDYEGAASALGESVKLSPTVTARVNLASALLASARYPEAEAILRGLVTDDPKNAEAWYLLGLAQRAQSREADARTSLRTAAALGNSKAQGALR
- a CDS encoding SPOR domain-containing protein, which produces MSRPAQGPARARRWPDLMIGALVLALLGGFGTVLLRGNSAPAPQSAATPETTPAIPSAPGSAAPAGEGAAASAVTPPAQTTPATETADPAATEAPVIAAAPIGAPDPALQAAAAQAAGPKTEESATEATSEGTPDEATPATEQTPAATPRTGGAVATTEQRVPLRSDYRISLGTFGSEDGARRAAAGVSALGYTVYPIDLGSQVVAQLGPFADETSARQALADVQRAYPAAVLYPPRGRSLSGGAAETTQPNVAAPSSAGQDTDAASTAPTEASAPAPAEAAPAPDGPVYLQVGAFDRVESAQNLVQQLRDLGYAPTVNAPEGRKVTVLVGPYTADALTRTEGRLSENGLDHFRVR
- a CDS encoding redox-sensing transcriptional repressor Rex, translating into MAEVPTAAISRLVTYLRILEHLELQDVSRTSSNDLAERAGVSAFQVRKDLAYFGRFGTRGMGYTVPILKRELVRVLGLNRSWNVVIVGMGRLGQAIANYPGASDYQFQYVGLFDVSPGVVGQQVRGLTVAHMNDLTDFTRLNAVDMGFLAVPPERAQDAAQALVDAGVKGILNFAPTVIQPRAAERPGLQDISDEWRGVIVENVDFLAGMKRLAFYILNPHLKDAPAPEEPA